GGTGACGAGTTCGCGCTGCTCGTCGAGGACTCCACCGGCACCGAACAACTGGCCGAGCTGGCCGAGTCGGCGCTGCGGGCGATCCAGGACCCGTTCGACATCCTGGGCCAGCGGCTGTCGGTGTCGGCGTCGATCGGTGTCGTCGAACGGCACGCGGCCGGGACGAGCCCGACCGCCCTGATGCAGGCCGCGGACACGACCCTGTACTGGGCGAAGGCCGACGGCAAGGCCCGCTGGACGCTGTTCGACCCGGAGCGCAACGCCCACCGCATGACCCGCCAGGCCCTCGCCTCCACGCTCCGCCCGGCCATCGACCGGGGCGAGTTCCAGCTGGAGTACCAGCCGCTGGTCGGCATGGAGGACGACCGGCTGCACGGGGTCGAGGCGCTCGTCCGCTGGAACCATCCGCAGTTCGGCGTCCTCACGCCGAATCGGTTCATCGGACTCGCGGAGGAGGACGGTTCGATCGTTCCGCTGGGCCGCTGGGTGCTGCGCACGGCCTGCCGGCAGGCCCGCCGCTGGCAGCTGGACCACCCCGACGGGCCGCCGATCTTCGTGAGCGTGAACGTGGCGGTCCGTCAGGTGTGGGACTCCGACCTGGTCGCGGACGTGGCCGAGACCCTGGCCGAGACGGGCCTCGCCCCGCACCTGCTGCAACTGGAGCTGACGGAGTCGGCGGTGATGGGCTCGGCGGGCCGTCCGCTGCAGGCGCTGAAGGCCCTCAGCGAGATGGGTGTCCGCATCGCCATCGACGACTTCGGCACGGGCTACTCGAACCTGGCGTACCTGAGCCGGCTGCCGGTGTCGGTGCTGAAGCTGGACGGGTCCTTCGTGCGGGGCTTCCAGTACGACGACCGGGAGGCGGCCGCCCGGGCGAACCCGGCCGACGAGGTCGTCGTCGAGGCGATGATCCAGCTGGCCCACCGGCTGGGCCTGACGGTCACCGCGGAGTGCGTGGAGACCTCGGCCCAGGCCACGCGGCTGCGGAGCATCGGCTGCGACACCGGACAGGGCTGGCTGTACTCCCGTCCGGTGCCGCCGGATCGCATCTCCGAGCTGCTGGGCACGCCGGGCGTTCAGGCGGGCGTCGGCAACCCGTAGGCGTCGGCGATGAGTTCGTAGGAGCGCACGCGGACGTCTCCGCCGTGCGCGTTGGCCGTGATCATCAACTCGTCGGCGCCGGTGCGCTTGGCGAGGTCGTCCAGGCCGGAGCGGACCTCGTCCGGGGTGCCGTGGATGACGTTGGCGTTCCAGGAGTCGACGAAGTCGCGCTCCATCGGGCTGAACTCGTAGGCCTCCGCCTCCTCCGGGGTGGGCACGAGGCCGGGGCGGCCGGTGCGCAGCCGGACCATGCTGAGGGCGGCGGCCAGCACCTGGCGGCGGGCCTCCTTCTCCTCGTCGGCGGCGAGCGCGGAGACGCCGATCAGGGCGTACGGCCGGTCGAGCACGGCGGACGGCTGGAAGGACTCGCGGTACAGGTCCAGGGCCGGGATGGTGTTCCGCGCCGAGAAGTGGTGGGCGAAGGCGAACGGCAGGCCGAGCGCCCCGGCCAGGCGGGCGCTGAAGCCGGAGGAGCCGAGCAGCCAGAGCGGCGGGCGGTGCGGGGACTGGACGCCGCCGCGGGACGTGGCCTGGACCGGGCCGGGGACGGCGTGGATGCGGCGGTAGGGATGCCCGTCGGGGAAGTCGTCGTCGAGGAAGCGGGTCAGCTCGGCGAGTTGCTCGGGGAAGTCGTC
This genomic stretch from Streptomyces sp. Go-475 harbors:
- a CDS encoding LLM class flavin-dependent oxidoreductase, giving the protein MAADEIRGAAQGSAPVPLSVLDLVTVGAGRTATDALRTSVDLARLAERRGFHRYWVAEHHSMPGVASSSPAVILAHLAAHTDRIRLGSGGVMLPNHAPLVIAEQFGTLEAMAPGRIDLGLGRAPGTDGATAAALRRTDRLGEGADDFPEQLAELTRFLDDDFPDGHPYRRIHAVPGPVQATSRGGVQSPHRPPLWLLGSSGFSARLAGALGLPFAFAHHFSARNTIPALDLYRESFQPSAVLDRPYALIGVSALAADEEKEARRQVLAAALSMVRLRTGRPGLVPTPEEAEAYEFSPMERDFVDSWNANVIHGTPDEVRSGLDDLAKRTGADELMITANAHGGDVRVRSYELIADAYGLPTPA
- a CDS encoding EAL domain-containing protein translates to MRERAVSGTSEGPAPAADLDRPIVTESEIDTPPRTDPRPQPPYRSVFTTAPLAMAVVDREGLVVSANDSLAALLGGSPDSLAGSVAADLVDLGSDARTWHAYREVLRGRQSRLRCTRRLKHPDGHSLWVQVTVAPLPAEDGGVLLSVADISARRELQARLRHLQMHDPVTRLPNRTLFFERLSAALEAEAYEQSGTGRIGLCYLDLDGFKAINDTLGHRVGDRLLAAVAERLTRCAEEAGHSRPSIPLVARLGGDEFALLVEDSTGTEQLAELAESALRAIQDPFDILGQRLSVSASIGVVERHAAGTSPTALMQAADTTLYWAKADGKARWTLFDPERNAHRMTRQALASTLRPAIDRGEFQLEYQPLVGMEDDRLHGVEALVRWNHPQFGVLTPNRFIGLAEEDGSIVPLGRWVLRTACRQARRWQLDHPDGPPIFVSVNVAVRQVWDSDLVADVAETLAETGLAPHLLQLELTESAVMGSAGRPLQALKALSEMGVRIAIDDFGTGYSNLAYLSRLPVSVLKLDGSFVRGFQYDDREAAARANPADEVVVEAMIQLAHRLGLTVTAECVETSAQATRLRSIGCDTGQGWLYSRPVPPDRISELLGTPGVQAGVGNP